From the Glycine max cultivar Williams 82 chromosome 11, Glycine_max_v4.0, whole genome shotgun sequence genome, the window ACTGAGACGActacaataattattatttaagagTTCTTCACATTCTACGGTAGCCATATTATTGACTATGTGAGTGTGATAAAACTGATCCATGTGAAGATAACAATAGCATCATCGCACATGCGCTTGTTTAGTTCCCCAAAAAAACATTGAATTACTTCCtgtcgtgtgtgtgtgtgtatatatatatatatatatatattcttgattGTTTCTAATCTTTGAACGTTGACAGGTTGTTAATTTACTGCTAATTGTTAGTTGAATTGTTTACTGGAATGCTACAAAGCAGTGGAATAGGATCCTAGCTATATCAGGCAAACCTCCATATAATTTACTTGGACAAtactttttcataaattaaactaattttttagctTAATGAAATAAAGTCCTATCTTAATCTGAAGAACAGAGACGTGTAAAGTGTAAACACATGACTTTGAACTTTGCAGGATTAACCACgttaatttgttataaaattcATCTGATAGTTTTCTGACTTTTCTACCTTTGACCTGTATATTTAGATGCACACAAGATGCCATTTAGTAAATATACGGTGCATATAATGTAAACCTGAaacacaattatatatatatattttttatcattaaacacaattatatatatgtgcatGCATAAAATGATAACAGACAAAAACTATGAGGTGATTGAAGCAGCATGAAGTCCAGGGTAAAATTTAAGGGGTAGGGTTGGTGGTCAAACAtccaaattattaaatataaaaaagaatagcaACACCCGAGAACCATAGGCAATAAGCTGTAATACTAGAAGGACACATCCCCTGGATGAAATGTTGGGGAATCAACCACAAAGGGAGACAGACACTTCTcacatttttgtgtttgtttgtgaaTCCATTAgtttaatttgaaaagaaaattatattaggAAAAATATCTATAGACTCCCCCAAATGCTAGCAAGTTAACACCTAGACAATGCATAAATAaagatagaaaatataaaaaataataggtcATATAatatgtgagaaaaaaaatgaaatattaatatattcctTAAAATTATGAATCGTCCAAAAATCAAGATTCATTATATTAATGCCAATTAAGAATCCCTCCCTCGGGAAAGACTGAAAAAAAAGTACAGATCAAAAGGAAAAGTAAAACCCAAGTTATAGGAAAAGTAAAATCAAGACTCATTGGCTTGCCGGTAGGAGTCGGGTCACTTTGTTCATTGTGGGCTCTAATGGGATTTTTCAACTTTAACAAAAGTTGCTTTCTCCGTAAGTTGACCTTAGCTTCTAAGGCCTCTCTTATCATTGCAAAAGGCCATATAGAGGAGTAGGTCAAGTCGTCAACATtcatatcacattttttttttttttacatttctgaaaagagttttttttttttttttttgtatttctatACTTCACATTGCTAAACATTTTTATCATACATTACAGGAGTATAAATTAAGGGGGctgaaaaaagtaaaataaaaataatcatttttataatttaaaaaaatcgtgAACTAAATTGAGTGGCAGTTAATGAAACTTTTTAATTGAACTTCtaagagaaaattataatttgaaatgaagaaataaagtatcttatataaatttacatataatttttttactattctttATAAGAAACAATTTTATTCAAGATATGGTTGAccactaaatttatttataacttaataatCACAGAGTGTTCATCAAATCCAGTTGACTATATGAATCCTATCatcttaatcaaattaattaaattggtttATATTAGCCTGATTAATTGCTTCAGTTtacttcaaaatcaaattaaactaattacaattaatatatatttttaattgttttctttttaattttttaaaggaaatatttctttttaactaGAATCAACTATCATataaccattttaattttttgacttaaatttatttttggtccttataatttcacaaaaatgcaattttgatcactataaaaatttaattacacaTTTGATCcacaatattttcaaaattgaacaattttaGTCCACTGATAGTCAATCACCCAAAATTAGAGAAAATGTTGATGTGATTGTGATTAATAACAGGTGTGATTAACTTATCTACAgagaaaattaataatgtaaaaataaataaaagatgccTATTTCATAGAAGAATTCCAATAGTTGAATTCGATCTCCGACGAATATTAACATCTATAAGAGAGAAtgtgagtgtgtttgtgtaatataaatttaaacaagAAATTGGACTTACATGGTTCATTAAAGTTTTGTGGCAAATGGGTGAGAAATTATGAACACGAAGCATCATTTTATATCCCGTAGATCTTACATAGGAGAAAGTGGCTGGACAAAATAGGTTCTGGCTTGCTAAACAGAGACCAGCAATATCCAACATAGATTCAAGAGAGGGCATCATTTGTTGAATGCGGATATGCTCTCAGAAATGCAAAGGCAAATAGAGGCCTCAATTGTAGTCTCTGATATATTTACACGAATATGGCCTTGTAGCAAATATTACAACTAGTTACTACTTTGCATCGCAAAGTCCTGTtgcatcatcacaaaaaccgtCTCGGTCAAGCAGTTTCTGTGGTGGAGCACTTAAAAGGGGAGATGACGGGGAGCCATATGCATTTCGTCGTTTGTTCCCACAACCTAAGCTTACTCTTGTGCTTACTCCTGTCACAGGATTTGTGCCACTAGCATACTTGCATAGCGCCTATACAATTTAATCAAACAATATACATCATCATCAGTCAATTATGCTCCAAAAAAGCAATGATACATATTCTAAGCAAGAATGGATCTTGATCAGATGTGAGGATCATGGGAGAAAGGTAAGCTCAAATAGCATGAGAAAAGACACTAAATGGGCCTATTTaagattttgtatttattttctccttttacAAGGTCATGATTTGAAAAGGGTACAAAAGAATACTTTTCTCATTTgagaacaataaaataaaggaaagtTATCAATTGGAAGATGAAAACATGCTTGGATTAGTCCTGGTTACTCTTTGGAATGGAATGGAAGGGGGGAAGGAGGCTGGAGATTCATAAATTTGAAAGAATTAAATCATCATCCATTTCACATTGGAAGAACCATTCCTTTTATCTGCCATCAATGGCCATACCTGCTTTTGAGGAAGATCCAACACAGCATCACTAAAGTCAGCACCTTCGATGATGGCTCCCCCAAGGTCACTCCGTGTGAGGACTGTTCTAAGGAGAATGGCATTAGTGAGATTGGCTTCATTTAGAACCTTTAGACCTCAAACAAGAAAATCACACATATACCcaattaaaagagagaaaaaaaattagtattgaACGTATAGATAAAGTTAATCAACTTGATGTAGATACCATGCGATCCATCAATGTATCACTTAAATCAGCACCtgaaaaatgtcaaatgaaaatatttaaaaattagaattacTGTTGGAAATTACACACAagaacacaagaatttttctgCAAAGAAAATGAGGAGTACACGAGAATGATAAACTAAAAGGTATATATAAGAGTTCTTTATGTCTTCTGCCGGAGTATATTGATGCcatattttttaacttacaGAATAAACACTCTTTTGGATGTGTGAGGCTTAATCATGACTTTGAAGGGAAATCTGCCTTGGGTCCATTAGAATCTATTAGGTGAATGAATTAGATAAATTGAGTGAACAGTGGGTCTAGCAGAATctattatatgaattattagacttttttttatctcaagatATATAACTTAGAATTGCTTTCAAACATGTTGTAAACTGTAAAGCTATTACTTAGCTTTTGAAATCTACATTGCAATAAGCTTATAAGTACCTGAAAAGTTTGCCTTGTATGCAACAGCTTTCTCAAGGTATGCACCATTGAAAGTTGAACCACTAAAATCAGATTCTCTCATATCAGCAGCTGTGAAATTGGCTCTTCTGTATCAGTCATTCAGAATGATTATGAATAGAGGACTCcaaatttatacattattaGATTCCATAATTTGCTATGAAGTGACAATTTAGAATAAATTGAAGTAGCACTGTTCTACTATGCTTAATTGCTCATGTTAATTTGAAATGCACTTatatgttaactgcatagaagAATTTAGCTAGTTTCCTAGTATGCTTATGAGCTCAGTACTTGTATCTGACAAGTAGTGCCTCCAGCAATGCAATTGGTAATTCAGAACTCAAGTAAAACATCAATTTGAGGGACCAATGGATGcagaaaaatattacaaaactGAAAAATCTTGAGTTTGGAATGTTTACACCAGAGAAGTATAGTCTTTTTGACAAGGTTGCATTAAAAGAATGAAAACTAAGGTTTTGAGCCAACTCATACTAGTACCTGGCATACGACGTAAAATAGAAACGACGAAAAAAATGAACATTGACTAAAGGAACAGGGAAAGATGAATGTTgcatatgtaattttattattattattataacacgGCCAATTGAAACAAAACATTACCTGAAATTTTCATTGACATGCACCGCTTTCCTGCAGAACAATAAGGGATCCAAATTcagttattattgttatttcccATAACAGTTCATAACCCGAAAGAAGATAGTAAAGTAGAATGAAGGAAACAGAACAAGCCTGAGGTCAGCAGAGCCAAACTGCGCAGCCGATCCTATTCCAAATTCACCCCTCATTTCAGCCTCAAATTTGTTGAGATCAGCAAGGGCAGACATGTCAGAGCTGAAGGCAATAACAGCAGCCGCCAACGTGGCCGAAACCACTTTTCCCCATTTTGTGGATTCTGCATTGGCAACACTCTTTCTTTCAAtgaaaaaatgataacaaaataaaagggTACTAACTGCAAACTACTACTCAGTAGCGTACTCACCTTGACGATGATCTCTGTTTGAGTTAATTTGGCACACAACGACGGGAAAGGACTTGGAATGAGAATGCGAAA encodes:
- the LOC100805220 gene encoding thylakoid lumenal protein TL20.3, chloroplastic isoform X1, which codes for MMALNSLSPLSINSLHVSSSSTSKISHSHSKSFPVVVCQINSNRDHRQESTKWGKVVSATLAAAVIAFSSDMSALADLNKFEAEMRGEFGIGSAAQFGSADLRKAVHVNENFRRANFTAADMRESDFSGSTFNGAYLEKAVAYKANFSGADLSDTLMDRMVLNEANLTNAILLRTVLTRSDLGGAIIEGADFSDAVLDLPQKQALCKYASGTNPVTGVSTRVSLGCGNKRRNAYGSPSSPLLSAPPQKLLDRDGFCDDATGLCDAK
- the LOC100805220 gene encoding thylakoid lumenal protein TL20.3, chloroplastic isoform X2; translation: MMALNSLSPLSINSLHVSSSSTSKISHSHSKSFPVVVCQINSNRDHRQESTKWGKVVSATLAAAVIAFSSDMSALADLNKFEAEMRGEFGIGSAAQFGSADLRKAVHVNENFRRANFTAADMRESDFSGSTFNGAYLEKAVAYKANFSGADLSDTLMDRMSSHGVTLGEPSSKVLTLVMLCWIFLKSRRYASMLVAQIL